In Emcibacteraceae bacterium, a single window of DNA contains:
- the kynU gene encoding kynureninase: protein MTLTRDDFIALDNEDPLAPFAEEFNIPEGMIYFDGNSLGAMPKAAMARAKDVIELEWGTDLIKSWNKAGWFTLVQKLGNKVAKLIGADEGEVIYADATGLNVYKLVAAALEQRPDRKIIVMEGSNFPTDNYMVQGLIKQLGRGHEIRFAEDGEIMDAIRDDVAVVCLTHVHYKTGHLHDMAAITRKAHDVGALTIWDLCHSAGALPVDLNGSNVDFALGCTYKYLNGGPGSQSFMFVAKRHQGKAVQPLTGWWGHDKPFGFERDYRPRKDIWQFSTGTQPIVSLALSAVGLDIFMHADMNEIRKKSLKLCDLFIALIDERLKGYDFKIVTPRDHARRGSQVSISCENGFAIMQALIADNVIGDFRAPDIMRFGFTPLYVSYVNVWDAVEKLKKIMEEGRWNRPEFKQVGAVT from the coding sequence ATGACACTGACCCGCGATGATTTTATTGCCCTGGATAATGAGGATCCATTAGCCCCCTTTGCTGAAGAATTCAATATTCCGGAAGGGATGATCTATTTTGACGGCAATAGCCTTGGTGCCATGCCAAAAGCGGCTATGGCACGGGCCAAAGACGTTATTGAACTGGAATGGGGTACTGATCTGATTAAAAGCTGGAACAAGGCGGGCTGGTTTACGCTTGTTCAGAAGCTTGGCAATAAAGTGGCGAAACTGATAGGTGCTGATGAAGGTGAAGTCATTTATGCCGATGCAACGGGACTTAATGTTTATAAACTGGTGGCGGCGGCGCTGGAGCAGCGCCCTGACCGAAAAATAATCGTGATGGAAGGAAGCAATTTTCCAACTGATAATTATATGGTTCAGGGACTTATTAAACAGCTTGGCCGGGGCCATGAGATCCGTTTTGCCGAAGACGGTGAAATTATGGATGCCATCCGTGATGATGTGGCCGTAGTCTGTCTTACCCATGTACATTATAAAACCGGACATCTCCATGACATGGCAGCTATAACCAGAAAAGCACATGATGTTGGGGCATTGACCATATGGGATCTTTGCCACAGTGCCGGGGCACTTCCTGTTGATCTGAACGGCTCAAATGTGGATTTCGCCCTTGGATGCACATATAAATATCTGAATGGCGGGCCAGGATCACAGTCTTTTATGTTCGTTGCAAAACGTCATCAGGGCAAGGCGGTTCAACCGCTGACCGGCTGGTGGGGGCATGATAAGCCGTTTGGTTTTGAACGTGATTATCGGCCACGCAAGGATATTTGGCAGTTCAGCACGGGTACACAGCCGATTGTATCCCTTGCCCTTTCAGCAGTGGGGCTTGATATTTTTATGCACGCGGACATGAATGAAATTAGAAAAAAATCATTAAAATTATGCGATCTTTTCATTGCGCTTATAGATGAGCGCCTGAAAGGATATGATTTTAAAATTGTCACTCCGCGCGACCATGCCCGCCGCGGCAGTCAGGTTTCTATTTCGTGTGAAAATGGTTTTGCCATTATGCAGGCACTTATTGCTGACAATGTCATTGGTGATTTCAGGGCACCGGATATTATGCGCTTTGGCTTTACGCCGCTCTATGTTTCCTATGTCAATGTCTGGGATGCGGTAGAAAAACTTAAAAAAATCATGGAGGAAGGCCGTTGGAACAGACCGGAATTTAAACAGGTTGGCGCAGTAACCTAA
- a CDS encoding indolepyruvate ferredoxin oxidoreductase family protein, which yields MGIEISLNDKYELAEGRAFMTATQALVRIPIVQHWRDKAAGLNTAGFISGYRGSPLGGYDAALHKAEKYLRAENIYFQEGINEELGATAVWGTQQVNMYKGAKYDGVFGIWYGKGPGVDRSCDVFRHANAAGTSPYGGVLAIAGDDHACKSSTIPHQSDHSFYSTMLPMLYPANMQEFVEYGLLGIAMSRYSGCWTAFKVTSETAESTGVVDLDREHRKILIPGDDEFEMPEGGVHIRPADVWREQDFRLQRYKLFAALAFGKKNKLDYVVMDSSKPRFGIITSGKTYGDVRQALYELGIDEKVAEKIGLRLYKVGMPWPLEPEGVRKFCEGLEEILIVEEKRELIENQLKQQLFNWHADKRPKVVGKYDEKGRWLLPPENDLSVGLITHVIADRISHFYKGKMVEFARRYFNRREAMQAEYQSPLIRKPFFCSGCPHNTSTKVPEGSRATAGIGCHIMAMWMDRKTDTFTQMGGEGVPWIGQSPFTDEKHIFTNLGDGTYQHSGILAIRASIAAGVNITYKILYNDAVAMTGGQPVEGALTVEKIAQQMRGEGARKIWILTEDLERYKSRGAIPGDIPILYRDQLEAIMLEARETDGCTIIIYDQTCAAEKRRRRKRGKFPDPDRRVFINDAVCEGCGDCSVKSNCVSVEPLETEYGRKRTINQSSCNKDYSCVEGFCPSFVSVIGGKLKKPQVTGLDALLENIPLPKVSEVESEYNILVTGVGGTGVLTIGGILGMAAHIDGLASNLLDMTGLAQKGGAVLTHVRLGKDIDVLRTPHILTGCADLLLACDLVVGASPEAIECVRSDRASAVINSHNSPVSAFVENNAIDFKQEQLKKSVEAHTRDDSRHYIEATKLATILLGDSIATNVFMMGYAWQKGLIPLSLDAILKAIDLNGVSVEKNKQTFSCGRMAAHNLERLQAFIAPMVKGAEGQKISTNVTDMIEKRTIMLEQYQDGALAEKYLKFMEKVRKTDKGAIYEAVAKSYHKLLAIKDEYEVARLYTNGDFIKKLETQFDGNYKLKFHMAPPIFEKKDPVTGKIKKREFGPWMMAALKIVARLKFLRGGPFDIFGYSAERKMERALIREYEDLVQFILDKLNKDNYELCLKILELPLSYKGYGHVKDKNIQKAKIELKRLLNELENKTPMKQAS from the coding sequence ATGGGTATTGAAATTTCACTGAATGATAAATATGAACTGGCCGAAGGTCGAGCCTTCATGACGGCGACACAGGCCCTTGTCCGTATTCCTATTGTGCAACACTGGCGTGATAAGGCAGCCGGGCTTAATACGGCCGGGTTTATTTCCGGTTATCGCGGCTCACCGCTTGGCGGATATGATGCGGCCCTTCATAAAGCCGAAAAATATTTAAGGGCGGAAAATATTTATTTCCAGGAAGGTATTAATGAAGAGCTTGGGGCCACCGCCGTCTGGGGCACCCAACAGGTTAATATGTATAAGGGCGCGAAATATGACGGTGTGTTCGGTATCTGGTACGGTAAAGGTCCCGGCGTTGACCGCAGCTGCGATGTGTTTAGGCATGCCAATGCCGCCGGGACGTCGCCTTACGGCGGCGTGCTGGCGATTGCCGGTGATGATCATGCCTGTAAATCATCAACTATCCCACATCAATCTGATCACAGTTTTTATTCAACCATGCTGCCGATGCTTTATCCGGCCAATATGCAGGAATTTGTTGAATATGGTCTTCTTGGTATTGCCATGTCACGTTATAGCGGTTGCTGGACGGCATTTAAAGTGACGAGCGAAACGGCGGAAAGCACGGGTGTCGTTGATCTCGACCGGGAACACCGAAAAATCCTGATCCCCGGCGATGATGAATTTGAAATGCCGGAAGGCGGCGTCCATATCCGCCCGGCTGATGTCTGGCGCGAACAGGATTTCAGATTGCAGCGTTATAAGCTTTTTGCCGCTTTGGCGTTTGGCAAGAAAAACAAACTTGATTATGTCGTGATGGACAGCAGCAAGCCGCGCTTTGGCATCATCACCAGCGGAAAAACCTACGGCGATGTGCGTCAGGCGCTTTATGAGCTGGGCATTGATGAAAAGGTAGCCGAAAAAATCGGCCTTCGCCTTTATAAGGTCGGTATGCCCTGGCCGCTTGAGCCGGAAGGAGTGCGGAAATTCTGTGAAGGGCTTGAAGAAATCCTGATTGTTGAGGAAAAACGGGAGCTTATTGAAAACCAGCTTAAGCAGCAGCTCTTTAACTGGCATGCCGACAAACGCCCGAAAGTGGTCGGAAAATATGATGAAAAGGGCCGTTGGCTGCTGCCGCCGGAAAATGACTTATCTGTGGGACTGATCACCCATGTGATTGCCGACCGGATTTCTCATTTTTATAAAGGAAAGATGGTTGAATTTGCCCGCCGCTATTTTAACCGCCGCGAAGCGATGCAGGCAGAATACCAGTCCCCACTGATCAGAAAACCTTTTTTCTGCTCCGGTTGCCCGCATAACACGTCGACCAAAGTGCCGGAAGGAAGCCGGGCAACGGCCGGGATCGGCTGCCATATCATGGCAATGTGGATGGACCGGAAAACCGATACCTTCACGCAAATGGGCGGGGAAGGTGTACCCTGGATCGGTCAGTCGCCCTTTACTGACGAAAAGCATATCTTTACCAATCTGGGGGATGGCACCTATCAGCATTCCGGCATTCTTGCGATCCGCGCTTCGATCGCGGCAGGGGTTAATATCACCTATAAAATTCTTTATAATGACGCTGTCGCCATGACCGGCGGTCAACCGGTGGAAGGGGCACTGACGGTCGAAAAAATCGCCCAGCAAATGCGCGGTGAAGGTGCCAGAAAAATCTGGATTCTGACAGAGGATCTGGAGCGTTATAAATCCCGCGGGGCAATTCCGGGGGATATCCCCATTCTTTACCGGGATCAGCTAGAGGCCATAATGCTTGAAGCGCGGGAGACAGATGGTTGCACCATTATAATTTATGATCAGACCTGTGCCGCGGAAAAACGCCGCCGCCGTAAACGCGGAAAATTTCCTGACCCGGACCGGCGGGTGTTTATCAATGATGCGGTCTGCGAAGGATGCGGGGATTGTTCGGTTAAATCAAACTGTGTGTCGGTTGAGCCGCTTGAAACAGAATATGGCCGCAAGCGCACAATCAATCAGTCCAGCTGTAATAAAGATTATAGCTGTGTTGAGGGCTTCTGCCCGTCATTTGTCAGTGTAATTGGCGGCAAGCTTAAAAAACCACAAGTCACCGGGCTTGATGCACTTCTGGAAAATATTCCTCTTCCCAAAGTGAGCGAAGTGGAAAGCGAATATAACATATTGGTGACCGGTGTCGGTGGCACCGGGGTCCTGACCATTGGCGGTATTCTGGGGATGGCAGCCCATATTGATGGTCTGGCCAGTAATCTGCTGGATATGACCGGGCTGGCGCAAAAGGGTGGTGCTGTGCTTACTCACGTAAGGCTGGGTAAGGATATTGATGTGCTTAGAACCCCCCATATTTTAACGGGCTGTGCTGATTTATTGCTCGCCTGTGATCTGGTGGTCGGGGCAAGCCCCGAGGCAATTGAATGTGTCAGAAGTGACCGGGCCAGTGCCGTGATCAATTCCCATAATTCACCGGTTTCGGCCTTCGTGGAAAATAACGCCATTGATTTTAAACAGGAACAATTAAAAAAATCTGTTGAAGCCCACACCCGTGATGACAGTCGCCATTATATTGAAGCAACAAAACTGGCAACAATCCTGTTGGGCGACAGCATTGCCACCAATGTGTTTATGATGGGATATGCCTGGCAGAAAGGGCTTATCCCCTTATCCCTTGATGCCATACTGAAAGCGATAGACCTTAACGGTGTCTCCGTGGAAAAAAATAAACAGACCTTTTCCTGTGGCCGGATGGCTGCTCATAATCTTGAGCGCTTGCAGGCATTTATCGCGCCGATGGTTAAAGGTGCTGAGGGGCAAAAAATTTCAACCAATGTCACCGATATGATTGAAAAACGGACAATTATGCTTGAGCAATATCAGGACGGGGCGCTTGCGGAAAAATATCTTAAGTTCATGGAAAAAGTGAGAAAAACAGATAAAGGTGCCATTTATGAAGCAGTGGCAAAAAGCTATCATAAACTGCTCGCTATCAAGGATGAATATGAAGTCGCACGACTTTATACAAACGGTGATTTTATTAAGAAACTGGAAACCCAGTTTGATGGCAATTATAAACTGAAATTTCATATGGCCCCGCCGATTTTTGAGAAAAAAGACCCGGTTACCGGAAAAATCAAAAAGCGTGAGTTTGGCCCGTGGATGATGGCAGCACTAAAAATTGTGGCCAGATTAAAATTCCTGCGCGGTGGACCGTTTGATATTTTTGGTTATTCAGCAGAACGTAAAATGGAACGGGCTTTGATCAGGGAATATGAAGATCTTGTTCAATTTATTCTCGACAAACTGAACAAAGACAATTACGAGTTGTGCCTTAAAATTCTTGAACTGCCCTTATCCTATAAGGGATATGGGCATGTTAAGGATAAAAATATTCAAAAAGCCAAAATTGAACTGAAGCGGCTTTTGAATGAGCTTGAGAATAAAACACCAATGAAGCAGGCTTCCTGA
- a CDS encoding prolyl oligopeptidase family serine peptidase — translation MIKKISVVLGSLTLLTGCGDDVTEAPYGSWASPITAELTTRNAVSLRSVRFDGDDIYWIEGRPDEGGRRVIVKRDKDGNVSDAIPQGFSSRTRVHEYGGGSYNVWDGTIYFSNHSDQKLYRYSGSGEPQALTADGYRYADCVMDAGHNQLICVQEDHSHEGEPVNTLVSVSLEGGVKVRTLFSGTDFVSSPAISPDGKTIAWITWDHPNMNWDDTKMWMASLTPQGSLSGTKTVVSRASLSVQEPRWTDDGKLYYISDPDGWENLQRYNDGESAPVTEEDAEFGSFSSLGAHSYAYLDNETAVAAYDQDGVSHLATIDLTDGDVDEIKTPYVSISNVYAHAGKIYLIGATTTTAAEIAEYDNGDFITIKKSQEPIVDEDYISEPEAITFSNLLGEPTHAFYYAPKNKDFVAPEGALPPTIVRLHGGPVGATSSAFSAGNQFWTSRGFAIIDINYGGSTGYGRAYRERLRGQWGVVDINDTIAALDYLVDEGLADRKKLLIRGGSAGGYSVLVALSTTDIFAAGANYYGISDLEILARDTHKYESRFLDSLIGRYPEDIDIYKERSPINHLDGFTKPLIVFQGLADPVVPPNQSELIVKALRDKGVPVAYYPYEGEYHGFVKKENIIHSLEAELVFYGKILGFTPAGDLPEITIDNFY, via the coding sequence ATGATCAAAAAAATATCTGTTGTCCTTGGCTCGCTTACCCTTCTGACCGGCTGCGGTGATGATGTCACCGAAGCGCCCTATGGGTCCTGGGCATCACCGATCACGGCGGAACTGACCACCCGCAATGCGGTCAGCTTAAGAAGCGTGCGTTTTGACGGTGATGATATTTACTGGATCGAAGGGCGCCCCGATGAAGGTGGCCGCCGCGTCATCGTAAAGCGCGACAAGGACGGCAATGTCAGCGACGCCATACCGCAAGGGTTCAGCAGCCGAACACGCGTTCATGAATATGGCGGCGGATCCTATAATGTCTGGGACGGCACCATTTATTTTTCCAACCATAGTGACCAGAAACTTTACCGTTATAGCGGTAGCGGCGAACCGCAGGCGCTGACCGCCGATGGCTACCGCTATGCCGACTGTGTAATGGACGCTGGTCATAACCAGCTGATCTGCGTGCAGGAAGACCACAGCCACGAGGGCGAGCCGGTCAATACCCTTGTTTCCGTCAGTCTTGAGGGCGGTGTAAAGGTCAGAACCTTATTCAGCGGCACTGATTTTGTCTCCAGCCCCGCCATCAGCCCGGACGGCAAAACCATTGCCTGGATCACATGGGATCATCCCAATATGAACTGGGACGATACAAAAATGTGGATGGCGTCCCTCACCCCGCAGGGCAGCCTGTCAGGGACCAAAACCGTGGTCAGCCGCGCCAGCCTGTCGGTGCAGGAACCACGCTGGACCGATGACGGAAAGCTATATTATATTTCCGACCCCGACGGCTGGGAAAACCTGCAACGCTATAATGATGGTGAAAGCGCCCCCGTTACCGAAGAGGATGCGGAATTCGGCAGTTTCAGTTCGCTGGGCGCCCATTCATATGCCTATCTTGATAATGAAACCGCCGTCGCCGCCTATGATCAGGACGGTGTATCGCATCTGGCAACCATTGATCTGACAGACGGCGATGTTGATGAGATTAAAACCCCATATGTCAGTATTTCAAATGTTTATGCACATGCGGGCAAAATATACCTGATCGGCGCGACCACCACGACAGCTGCCGAAATTGCCGAATATGATAATGGCGATTTTATCACCATCAAAAAAAGCCAGGAACCGATTGTTGATGAAGATTATATCTCGGAGCCGGAGGCGATTACCTTTTCCAATTTATTGGGGGAGCCGACCCACGCTTTTTACTACGCGCCGAAAAATAAGGATTTCGTCGCCCCCGAAGGCGCACTTCCACCAACCATTGTCCGCCTTCATGGTGGCCCGGTCGGCGCGACCAGCTCCGCTTTCAGCGCAGGGAACCAGTTCTGGACATCGCGGGGTTTTGCCATCATCGATATTAATTACGGCGGCAGCACCGGTTATGGCCGCGCTTACCGCGAACGGCTGCGCGGGCAATGGGGCGTGGTTGATATCAATGACACCATTGCTGCGCTTGATTACCTGGTGGACGAAGGGCTGGCCGACCGCAAAAAACTGTTGATCCGCGGCGGCAGCGCCGGTGGATACAGCGTTCTGGTAGCCCTTAGCACCACGGATATTTTTGCCGCCGGCGCCAATTATTACGGCATCAGCGATCTGGAAATCCTGGCCCGTGACACCCATAAATATGAAAGCCGCTTTTTGGACAGCCTGATCGGTCGTTATCCGGAAGACATTGATATTTATAAGGAACGGTCGCCGATCAATCATCTCGACGGTTTTACCAAACCGCTTATTGTATTTCAGGGGCTCGCCGACCCGGTTGTCCCGCCGAACCAGTCGGAACTGATTGTGAAAGCGCTCCGCGATAAAGGCGTACCAGTGGCTTACTATCCATATGAGGGCGAATATCACGGCTTCGTCAAAAAGGAAAATATCATTCATAGCCTGGAAGCAGAGCTGGTCTTTTACGGTAAAATCCTCGGCTTTACCCCGGCTGGCGACCTGCCGGAAATCACGATTGATAATTTTTACTGA
- a CDS encoding Glu/Leu/Phe/Val dehydrogenase dimerization domain-containing protein, whose protein sequence is MIDKNQFRGHEQLAYLNDKDTGLKAFIAVHDTSLGPAAGGCRMWPYENEMDALNDVLRLARGMSYKNAMAGLPLGGGKAVIIGDAKTDKSEAIFKALGRFVDSLDGTYITAEDVGMTTEDMMTIATETNYVAGLPQGDHASGDPSPFTAKGIYNGIKAAVKYKLGRDTLDGLTVAVQGVGHVGQYLCEYLHSDGVKLLVSDIVAENLVMAVEKFGATIVPAEEILAVKADVLSPCALGAILNDETIPNIKASIIAGGANNQLANDSHGVRLMDRGILFAPDYVINAGGIINVSGETSGNYDLDWVNRKVDNIYNTLIHIFERADKEQRPTNVVADEMAEEILAAARLKKKSAA, encoded by the coding sequence ATGATCGATAAAAATCAATTCCGGGGCCATGAGCAACTCGCTTACTTAAATGATAAAGACACCGGCTTAAAAGCCTTTATTGCTGTGCATGATACGTCACTCGGCCCCGCGGCCGGGGGTTGCCGCATGTGGCCATATGAAAATGAAATGGATGCCCTGAATGATGTGCTGCGGCTTGCCCGCGGGATGAGCTATAAAAACGCCATGGCCGGTTTGCCGCTCGGCGGTGGAAAGGCGGTCATAATCGGGGATGCTAAAACCGATAAATCGGAAGCGATTTTTAAAGCACTAGGCCGCTTTGTTGATAGCCTGGACGGCACTTATATTACGGCTGAAGATGTCGGCATGACAACCGAGGATATGATGACGATTGCCACAGAAACCAACTATGTCGCCGGATTGCCGCAGGGGGATCATGCCAGTGGTGATCCGTCCCCCTTTACTGCAAAAGGCATTTATAACGGCATCAAAGCAGCCGTGAAATATAAACTGGGCAGGGACACACTTGATGGACTGACCGTTGCGGTTCAGGGGGTTGGACATGTGGGACAATATCTTTGTGAATATCTTCATTCTGATGGGGTAAAGCTGCTGGTCAGTGATATTGTTGCTGAAAATCTGGTAATGGCTGTGGAAAAATTCGGGGCGACTATTGTGCCGGCTGAGGAAATTTTGGCAGTAAAGGCAGATGTGCTATCCCCATGCGCACTGGGGGCAATTTTAAATGATGAAACGATCCCCAATATCAAAGCATCCATTATTGCCGGTGGGGCAAATAATCAGTTGGCCAATGACAGTCATGGTGTGCGTCTTATGGACAGGGGCATTTTATTTGCCCCTGATTATGTAATTAATGCCGGTGGCATAATCAACGTATCCGGGGAAACAAGCGGTAATTATGATCTCGACTGGGTGAACCGGAAAGTCGATAATATCTATAATACGCTGATCCATATTTTTGAGCGCGCCGATAAAGAACAGCGCCCGACCAATGTGGTTGCCGATGAAATGGCTGAAGAAATACTGGCCGCAGCAAGGCTGAAGAAAAAATCAGCTGCTTAG
- a CDS encoding Lrp/AsnC family transcriptional regulator, whose protein sequence is MLVKLSDIDRKILKTIQRDSSITNNELADLVGLSAAPCWRRIKKLEEMGIISKRVGLLDPKALGLNIIAFANVKLSHIQEDALEKFEKEVIKFDEVTECYTISGSMDFLLRIVTENMQSYEKFLRQKLLRLPMVSEINTHFAVTQVKYTTAVPLKLSD, encoded by the coding sequence ATGCTGGTTAAATTAAGTGATATTGACAGGAAGATTTTAAAGACCATTCAGCGGGACAGCAGCATCACCAATAATGAGCTGGCCGATCTGGTCGGGCTGTCGGCTGCGCCATGCTGGCGACGCATAAAAAAGCTTGAGGAAATGGGTATCATTTCTAAAAGGGTCGGGCTGCTTGATCCCAAAGCACTCGGCCTTAACATCATTGCTTTTGCCAATGTCAAACTTTCCCATATTCAGGAAGATGCGCTTGAAAAATTTGAAAAGGAAGTGATCAAATTTGACGAAGTGACCGAATGCTATACCATCAGCGGGTCTATGGATTTTCTGCTGCGCATTGTTACGGAAAATATGCAGTCATATGAAAAATTCCTGAGGCAGAAACTGCTTCGCCTTCCCATGGTCAGCGAGATTAATACCCATTTCGCCGTAACACAGGTCAAATATACCACCGCCGTGCCGCTTAAGCTTTCCGATTAA
- the soxC gene encoding sulfite dehydrogenase: MTQSKTKTLVVDATDQAAGNGLMSRRFFINSALATGATLASGAPAIAQDAIVGEGQEDWTLYPGDDLPLYGDVSQFEKGRVQRFVAPPSGGRTASSSGRTPHHLLQGTITPSGLHFEVTHHGIPDIDPAKHKVVIHGMVKQPLKWDIEALENYPTVTRKYFMECSGNSRVCWSENPDQNFMYMTHGLVSGSEWTGIPLSTLLDEVGISADAKWIIAEGGDSGSLSRSIPIDKALDDTIIAIYQNGERIRPSQGYPMRLLNPGFEGNTSVKWLRSLYVTDKPVMSRFETSKYTDKLYDGKALQFSLEMDVKSMITRPSSAISLKKKGLYEITGLAWSGRGKIAKVEVSADGGKTWAEAALEGPIYDKMLTRFRIPWMWDGSPAILQSRATDEAGRLQPTREELLAARGKDAFYHYHAIHSWSVNAMGAIRHVYA, encoded by the coding sequence ATGACACAATCAAAGACGAAAACATTGGTCGTTGATGCGACCGATCAGGCTGCCGGGAACGGCCTGATGAGCCGCCGTTTTTTTATTAATTCGGCATTAGCAACCGGGGCAACGCTGGCCAGCGGCGCCCCCGCCATAGCACAGGACGCCATCGTGGGCGAGGGGCAGGAGGACTGGACCCTATATCCTGGTGATGACCTGCCGCTTTATGGCGATGTCAGCCAGTTTGAAAAGGGACGCGTACAGCGCTTTGTTGCGCCGCCATCGGGCGGTCGGACCGCGTCATCATCCGGCCGCACACCACATCATTTGTTGCAGGGAACCATCACGCCAAGCGGCCTTCATTTTGAAGTGACCCACCACGGTATTCCGGATATTGACCCGGCAAAACACAAGGTCGTCATTCACGGTATGGTCAAGCAGCCGCTTAAATGGGATATTGAGGCGCTTGAAAATTATCCGACAGTGACCAGAAAATATTTCATGGAATGCTCCGGCAACAGCCGGGTTTGCTGGTCGGAAAATCCGGACCAGAATTTCATGTATATGACCCATGGCCTTGTTTCGGGCAGCGAATGGACCGGTATACCGCTTTCAACCCTGCTTGATGAAGTGGGCATATCGGCGGATGCCAAATGGATTATCGCCGAAGGCGGCGACAGCGGGTCCTTAAGCCGCAGCATCCCGATTGATAAGGCGCTTGATGATACCATAATCGCCATTTACCAGAACGGGGAACGCATCCGCCCGAGTCAGGGTTACCCGATGCGGCTTTTAAATCCGGGGTTTGAAGGGAACACAAGTGTTAAATGGCTGCGATCATTATATGTGACCGATAAACCGGTGATGTCACGCTTTGAAACATCAAAATATACCGACAAACTTTATGACGGCAAAGCGCTGCAATTCTCGCTCGAAATGGACGTGAAATCAATGATTACGCGGCCCTCAAGCGCCATAAGCCTCAAGAAAAAAGGGCTATATGAAATAACCGGGCTTGCCTGGTCGGGGCGCGGCAAAATCGCCAAGGTTGAGGTTTCCGCTGACGGCGGCAAAACCTGGGCCGAAGCCGCCCTTGAAGGGCCGATTTATGATAAAATGCTGACCCGCTTCAGAATTCCATGGATGTGGGATGGAAGCCCCGCAATCCTGCAAAGCCGCGCCACCGATGAAGCCGGACGTCTTCAGCCAACCCGTGAAGAGCTGCTCGCCGCCCGCGGCAAGGACGCCTTTTATCATTATCACGCCATCCATAGCTGGAGCGTCAATGCAATGGGGGCGATCAGACATGTCTATGCATAA
- a CDS encoding alpha/beta hydrolase, protein MKPYETMDHETLEREYSPSSCIDDIMVYINQYEKRSVEARAVLQEQIRPDIKYGIEERSHMDIFVPDGTGPFPVQVFIHGGYWQQLSKNESCFAAKNFIDHKIIFIALDYTLAPQANIQEIIDQTRRGIIAILKNAPSFNGDPDNITISGSSAGGHLVAEVLSTDWKAYGYDRCPLKGALAISGVFDLEPLVKTYVNEPLKMSIEDARAASPLHHIPNDCCPIIFTYGENETSEFKRQTHEYMDECLRRGIECAYLDMPAVNHFDIVFDLNEKDSPLFQAVLHQIEA, encoded by the coding sequence TTGAAACCATACGAAACTATGGACCATGAAACACTGGAACGTGAATATAGTCCAAGCAGCTGTATTGACGATATTATGGTTTATATAAATCAGTATGAAAAACGCAGCGTGGAAGCGAGAGCAGTGCTTCAAGAGCAAATCCGGCCAGATATAAAATATGGAATTGAAGAACGATCCCATATGGATATTTTTGTGCCGGACGGTACCGGTCCCTTCCCCGTTCAAGTTTTTATCCACGGCGGATACTGGCAGCAGCTCTCCAAAAATGAAAGCTGCTTTGCCGCCAAAAACTTTATTGATCATAAAATTATTTTCATTGCCCTTGATTATACCTTGGCCCCACAGGCAAATATTCAAGAAATTATTGATCAGACAAGGCGCGGCATAATCGCCATATTAAAAAATGCGCCGTCTTTTAATGGCGATCCCGACAATATCACCATATCCGGCAGTTCCGCCGGTGGTCATCTTGTCGCGGAAGTGCTCAGTACCGATTGGAAAGCTTACGGATATGATCGCTGCCCGTTAAAAGGAGCCCTTGCCATCAGTGGGGTTTTTGATCTGGAACCCTTGGTAAAAACCTATGTCAATGAACCACTTAAAATGAGCATAGAAGATGCCCGCGCCGCCAGTCCGCTTCATCATATTCCAAATGACTGCTGCCCGATTATATTTACCTACGGCGAGAATGAAACGTCCGAATTTAAACGCCAAACCCATGAATATATGGATGAATGTCTTCGCCGGGGGATTGAGTGTGCCTATCTGGATATGCCTGCGGTCAATCATTTTGATATTGTTTTTGATTTAAATGAAAAGGACAGCCCATTGTTTCAGGCTGTCCTGCATCAGATTGAAGCATAA